One window of Triticum dicoccoides isolate Atlit2015 ecotype Zavitan chromosome 5A, WEW_v2.0, whole genome shotgun sequence genomic DNA carries:
- the LOC119299145 gene encoding uncharacterized protein LOC119299145 — MGAAATAISAVGDPLQGQARPGQACWPPSRVTASAVTTAASSSPEVVAPLKADLHHVSDPSISSLQQFGSRRFDSFDSTRYCVPLRCSGCTHEFDLDKPSVLPEVADFFSGHGIEDFTFSRGRLSEWRCRAKLVVRGTPEKPLIVAPVPCCCWERKGVVPWTESGEKITFGMYTITLGNLVVLMLGLNMSWSAIRAALTLIFLDFKDARPCLEKLWVNVGGFVLLGCIGTHHRANGCNSGKKLMAVCI; from the exons CAGCAACAGCGATATCGGCTGTGGGAGATCCTCTCCAAGGTCAAGCACGTCCAGGCCaagcctgctggccgccttcgcggGTGACTGCCTCAGCGGTGACGACGGCGGCCTCGTCGTCCCCGGAGGTCGTGGCACCCCTCAAGGCCGACCTCCACCACGTGAGTGATCCATCGATCTCGTCTCTCCAACAGTTCGGTTCTCGCCGCTTCGATTCCTTTGATTCAACAAGATACTGTGTACCACTTCG GTGTTCCGGATGCACACACGAGTTCGACCTGGACAAGCCGTCGGTGCTGCCGGAGGTGGCAGATTTCTTCAGTGGCCACGGAATCGAGGACTTCACCTTCAGCAGGGGCAGGCTG TCAGAATGGCGTTGCCGGGCAAAGCTAGTGGTACGCGGAACACCAGAGAAACCACTGATTG TAGCACCAGTACCTTGCTGCTGTTGGGAACGGAAGGGAGTTGTTCCATGGACTGAATCTGGGGAGAAAATCACCTTCGGCATGTACACCATCACCTTGGGCAATCTTGTGGTGCTGATGCTCGGCCTCAACATGTCCTGGAGTGCCATTAGAGCCGCCCTCACGCTCATCTTCCTCGACTTCAAGGACGCTCGCCCCTGCCTCGAGAAG CTGTGGGTTAATGTTGGTGGTTTTGTTCTACTTGGATGCATTGGTACCCATCATCGAGCGAAcggatgcaacagcggcaagaagcTCATGGCTGTGTGCATCTAA